CGCTGTTTTTTCATTCCTTTTTATCAAAAAGTGTTTTGGCATTGCATCCTTTCTGCTGGTCATCTGGCTTTTTATCATGGGAACACGATTGCTGTTTAACAAAACTCTTTTCCCCACTGGCAAAGCAACTGTATATCTTATTTTCGGATTGATACTGATACCGGTTAGCCTTACTTTTTTCATTTTCGGAGATAACAACATGATATTGGGAGGCGCTTTCGGATACCAAATCAATATTTGGCTCAACAGTATCATTGGGAAGATTGGGACAGGCATACTGTTATTTTTTCTTATTGCCAGTTTCCTTATTATTGAACATAACATTCACAAGCGCTGGCAACGAAAGAAAAATACGGAAGAACAAATTGAAGAAAAAAATATTGAAACTAAAACTGCCAGAAATGAATTGATTATTAAAGAAGAAAAAACTCTTGAAGAAGAAATAATTCCCGTACCATTCACTAAAGATGGGAAAGAAGAAAAAATTGAAGAAGTTCCTGACAGCAATGTCCCTGATGTACCTTTTTCCATCACGTCTCCTGAAGAGCTTGAAGAAGAAAGCAATCCTGTTTTGCTTGCGGAAGAAAAAACAGAGCATTTTACCATTGAAACACCCTACGACCCGCGTTTAGAGCTTTCTTCCTTTCGCTTCCCCGGTTTGGAACTGTTGAAAGAATATGACCCCGGCAATATCACCGTTCAGAATGAAGAACTCGAAGCCAACAAAAACCGTATCCTTAAAACCCTGAACAACTATTCCATACAGATTGACAAAATCAACGCCACCATAGGCCCGACGGTAACGCTATACGAAATAGTTCCTGCCCCCGGAGTACGTATTTCAAAAATCAAAAACCTTGAAGATGACATTGCTTTGAGTTTATCAGCCCTCGGCATACGCATCATCGCTCCCATGCCCGGCAAAGGGACTATCGGCATAGAAGTGCCCAACCAAAATCCAAGGATAGTATCTATGCGCTCTATTATTTCTTCTGAGAGATTCCAAAATAATAGTTATGAATTGCCCATTGGCCTGGGAAAAACCATATCAAATACCAGTTATGTGGCTGACCTGGCAAAAATGCCCCACCTGCTCATGGCCGGAGCTACAGGGCAAGGAAAATCTGTTGGGCTTAATGCTATAATAACCTCACTATTATACAAAAAACATCCTTCCGAATTGAAGTTTGTACTGGTTGACCCTAAAAAAGTGGAGCTAACACTTTTCTCAAAAATTGAAAGGCATTACCTAGCGAAACTGCCCGATTCAGAAGAAGCTATCATCACCGATGTTCGTAAGGTGGTACGGACATTGAATTCTCTTTGCATTCTGATGGAATCACGCTATGATTTACTGAAACTTGCCAATGTCAGAAACATTAAGGAGTACAACACAAAATTCATTTCCCGTAGGTTAAATCCAAAAGACGGGCATCACTTCATGCCATACATTGTGGTTATTGTTGATGAGTTCGCTGACCTCATCATCACGGCAGGCAAAGAAGTGGAAACACCGATAACACGGCTTGCACAACTTGCACGTGCCATCGGCATCCATCTGGTGGTCGCCACTCAACGTCCCTCCGTCAATGTAATAACAGGCACTATTAAAGCCAACTTCCCTGCACGAGTCTCTTACCGTGTAATTTCTAAAATTGACTCCCGCACCATCATAGATTCCAGCGGCGCTGACCAGCTTATCGGACGCGGAGACATGCTGCTGCTTACCGGCAGTGAAACAGTTCGGCTGCAATGTGCTTTTATTGACTCCCCCGAAGTGGATGATATCACAGATTTTATTGGCCAGCAAAGGGCTTTCCCCGAAGTGTATGAACTTCCCGACTGTCCCGACGAAGAAAACGAAGCAGCTAAAGATACCGGCCCTTCAGACAGAGACGATATGTTTGAAGAAGCTGCCCGGGTAATCGTAACTCACCAGCATGGCTCCACGTCCCTCCTGCAAAGAAAATTAAAACTCGGATACAACCGTGCAGGCAGGATAATTGACCAACTGGAAACAGCAGGTATTGTTGGCCCCTTTGAAGGAAGTAAAGCCAGAGAAGTGAAAATCAAAGACTTAAATTATTTGGAACAGTTTTTGAACTCCTTACGCGACAACATTCAATAAAAAGCAGATGAAAAAATTAATGATATATGCTGCAGCGCTCATAGTTACACTGCAGGTAAATGCACAGGACAACACCAAAGCCAAGAACATACTTGATGGTGTTTCGCAGCAAATAAAATCCTATACAACGATGAATATCTCTTTCACTTTTACAGTGGAGAATACCAAAAAGAAAACCAAGGAAAGCCAGACAGGTATTGCCAATATTAAAGGTGATAAATATTTTCTGGAATATGCCGGACAGGAAGTTTATTCAGACGGAAAAACCCTGTGGACATTTCTGAAAGACGTCAAAGAGGTTCATATAAATAATTTAGAAGAAAATACTGAAACCATTCTGAACCCGATGAAAATGGTTACCGAATACAACAAAAACTTTACGCCAAAATTTATAAAAGAAGAAGCACGAGGTTCCAAAATAATTCAGATTATTGACCTTACTCCCATGAAAGCGAAATCCTATTACAAGGTTCGCATTGAAATTGATAAAATCCAGAAAAACATCAGCGGTGCCATCATATACGATAAAAATGGCATGAACACTTATACATATACCATTACAAAATTTATCACCAACCAGGATATTCCCGACAGCAGGTTCACATTCAAAACTGTCGACCACCCGGGTGTGGAAGTTATAGATTTAAGGTAAGAATCCAAGATTTCAAAAACACTCTACCCTTATCAGGACAAACTTATATACGCCTAACTCACTTGTATTTTAAGCAAGTTATAGAATAACAGGCAAAAAAAAAGCGGCCGAAGCCGCTAAAGGGGGAAAATCAAAAAATTTTCAAACAGTAAACTTGTAATAACAAA
This sequence is a window from Bacteroidales bacterium. Protein-coding genes within it:
- a CDS encoding outer membrane lipoprotein carrier protein LolA; this translates as MKKLMIYAAALIVTLQVNAQDNTKAKNILDGVSQQIKSYTTMNISFTFTVENTKKKTKESQTGIANIKGDKYFLEYAGQEVYSDGKTLWTFLKDVKEVHINNLEENTETILNPMKMVTEYNKNFTPKFIKEEARGSKIIQIIDLTPMKAKSYYKVRIEIDKIQKNISGAIIYDKNGMNTYTYTITKFITNQDIPDSRFTFKTVDHPGVEVIDLR
- a CDS encoding DNA translocase FtsK; translation: MSRTVNTFSKNTFREGALSDDTAEQAQKKQKTTKEPKTKKVKKQKPESAPNKFFEALRSEKFHKITGLFFLLFSFFLMFTFVSYLFSWKEDDNIFDNTFFRIITDTSLQSGNWMGKIGAVFSFLFIKKCFGIASFLLVIWLFIMGTRLLFNKTLFPTGKATVYLIFGLILIPVSLTFFIFGDNNMILGGAFGYQINIWLNSIIGKIGTGILLFFLIASFLIIEHNIHKRWQRKKNTEEQIEEKNIETKTARNELIIKEEKTLEEEIIPVPFTKDGKEEKIEEVPDSNVPDVPFSITSPEELEEESNPVLLAEEKTEHFTIETPYDPRLELSSFRFPGLELLKEYDPGNITVQNEELEANKNRILKTLNNYSIQIDKINATIGPTVTLYEIVPAPGVRISKIKNLEDDIALSLSALGIRIIAPMPGKGTIGIEVPNQNPRIVSMRSIISSERFQNNSYELPIGLGKTISNTSYVADLAKMPHLLMAGATGQGKSVGLNAIITSLLYKKHPSELKFVLVDPKKVELTLFSKIERHYLAKLPDSEEAIITDVRKVVRTLNSLCILMESRYDLLKLANVRNIKEYNTKFISRRLNPKDGHHFMPYIVVIVDEFADLIITAGKEVETPITRLAQLARAIGIHLVVATQRPSVNVITGTIKANFPARVSYRVISKIDSRTIIDSSGADQLIGRGDMLLLTGSETVRLQCAFIDSPEVDDITDFIGQQRAFPEVYELPDCPDEENEAAKDTGPSDRDDMFEEAARVIVTHQHGSTSLLQRKLKLGYNRAGRIIDQLETAGIVGPFEGSKAREVKIKDLNYLEQFLNSLRDNIQ